TTGAAGACCACCTTCTCCACACAACTCTGTCTCGATACCTGTGGATTTCTATCTACTCTGGAActccaaaaaatatttacaatttgaATCAATTTAGCCTTTTTAGGGAAGCAATGTGGAAAGATGGCTATggaatcagagggcctggaatcaatgaatcaatcaacaatcattgttaatttattaagcatctactatgtgttggGTACTACGCTCAAGCACAGCGGATACAAAACTAGatcttataaaataaaagtttcttgTTAAATCCCTCCTCTGACACTAATTGTGTGGCTGAGAACAAATCCCTTGTTCTTCCTGGACTTCAGTTtacttatgtgtaaaatgaatgagttggaCTAGAGGGCCTTCAAGTCCAGTCCTGGAATTCCTGGTCCTATGATCTCTTGTACCTATGATCTTTGTATCATTTCATGTGTATGAAGTGTGTCTCTTCAGTACTTAGTATTGGTATTGTGTCCCAAGATTTGCAGATATGAAGCATCATTTGATCTTTTGGACAGTTCTATAAGCTATAAGCTAAAACCCATGTCCCAGGccaaaaaatacaataaagtcaAAAGTCCACTACACGCATTTCTGCATCAATACCTCTATTAATTGCTAAAGGAAAATTAGTCACTTTTCTGGGTTCTTCTGACAagatttaaaatcataaaatggtTTGTCTCTTCAGTGAAGCACTTCTGGAGTTAGTCATGACTGTAACCTGATCTATCATCTCCATTTCCAACCTGATATTCTTCTTCTGGTCCAGTCCATCAGATTTGTTAAAAAGTAGCTTCAAATTAAGGAAACATCATTTTCCCACAGTTCAGTTCTCTGAAAAACTTCCATCGCCCACTGAAAGTTATAGTCCAGGAGTGAAGCAATGACACACCAGAACTTCGGGGTCAATATGAAAGTCATTTAGAACACTTGCTCTGGCAGATCTCATCGCCTTCAAGCCTGCAATGCACAGTCCTAGTGGATGtggcatgtatatacatacatgaatttCAAAAAAGATGGTAGGAAATAGGAAGGGGGCTGCAGCTTGATCACAAGAGTTCAGCACAATGAAAACAAATGATGGTGTATAATGAGCACTAGAATTCAAAATACCAGACTTTGAAAGTAAGACTCCCAGAGATAGGGTGCCAGTTTCAATTCAGTGTCAAACACCACATTACAAAAGACctgttgtttaaaaataaaaaagcattaaggggaaaaggaaaaaaaaaagaggatctaAATTGCTGAATGACCCCCTGTCTGTTCCTGATAAACTTCAATCACATCTTCTTCCTTCATGCCCAGCTCTTTTGGAGTATGATTATCAGCAATTCTCTGACCTTCAAAGAGAAACCTGAGTGAGTTCATTGGAACACCCTGTCTTTGACAATATGATTCTTTGAGTTTCTTGAGATGCGTTGTCATTTTTACCTTGAAGTGAATTTCACTGCTGTCCTGTCTGATGACTTTGAGTTTaatgtattttcctttcttttctcccaagTCCTCAGCAGAAGGCTTTGCTTCCTGGTCAGACATGGCGGCAACTACTTCTCCCCGGGGGGTCCTTGGCACCATACCGGCCTTGGAAAGGCGAGAATCACTCTCCTAAAGCTCTCTTTTTCCCCACAACACAACACCCcctataatatcattctttatgtctaaatcatgaacccacttcgaccttatcttggtacagggtgttagatgtgggtcagtgcctagtttctaccatactaatttccaattttcccaaccatttttgtcaaatagtgagttcttgttccAGAGCCTGGGGTCttagggtttgtcaaatactagattactataggtattgactattgtatcttgtgaaaCTAACCCATTCAACTGATCAGCTActgtatttcttaaccaataccaaatgattttgatatcATTACtctataatattgttttaggtctggtatagctagtctaccttcatttgcatttttcattaattcccttgaaattcttgacattttattcttctggataaactttgttattattttttctaactctgtaaaattatttcttgggagtttggtttggcactgaataagtagattaatttaggtagtattgccatttttattatattagctcaacctacccatgagcaattggtgtttttccaattgattagatctgactctatttgtgtggaaagtgttttataattgtgttcatataggtcatgactttgccttggcaggtagactcccaaatattttaaattatctatagttattttaaatggaatttctctttgtatcacttgctactggactttgttattaacatataaaaatactgataatttatgtgggtttattttatatcctataacttTTCTCAaagtattggttaagaaatacagTAGCTGATCAGttgaataggttagtttcacaagGCTACTTAGATGGAATCAATACTAACAAGACCAACTggtagaaaatgaagagattttgGACACTCTATGAAGGGaggttttggagttttttttaattaaccctCTGGCCCTCTAATCAGGATAGCTAGAAGGCAAAGGGGATAAAGcattgggtctagagtcaggaataccggaattcaaattcagcatcagacactcactagttatgaccttggacaagtcacttcaccattTGCCTTAgctttctcatttgcaaaataaatcatagaaggaaatggcaaactgctccagtatctttgcccagaaagccacaaatggggtcataaagagtcagacaaaaccaAAGTGACTAAACATCAATGAAAACCAGCCCTCCAATCAGAGGGACCCAAGCCACTGAGGATACAGATAAGGTATGAGCATCAAACCTGAAGAAATCTTCATAAGGATGAATTTCCTGTTGATGATTTTATTCTGGGCAGGGcaggatgaagaagaagaagatgatgatggtaGAGTGGAAACCAAGCAGAACAACTGGTGCTGATTtcacaaacaaggaaactgagacccagagagattataTGATTTCCTCAGGCCAGAGATGCAGACCAGCAAGGGATTTTAGCATCATCTCATGTCTTGATGTTAGTAAACTGTAGTCACATAACTTGCTCTCCCTTGGTGGTGAATCTCTCCCAAAGTCTGAAACTTCCCAAAGATAGAAACATATGGCAAATTCTAAACTGCACGAGGTGCCTAGGAGGCGTCTGAATGCCAACAATATCTGTAAATCAGAGCTTCCTGGAAGCTGGCTGCAACCTGGGGAGCATGAATCTGCCTCTGGAGGAGAGTTAGAGCTCTTTAAGGAGGCCTTTTATCTTTAATTAGATAACTTGGGTAAAGGAGTTCCAAACTCTCCAGTGATTTACAGGAGTGGCTTAATTTGAATTGTCTCCAAGATTCCTGAGCCACTGGGCTCTTGTCACCACTCCTAAAAGAATAGTTTCCTCCCTGCATGTTCTTGCTCAATGTGAGGGGAGTTGCCAGTTCTTAGAATATCATCTCATTAAAGTTATTCAACCAATCTTAGAGGCTGTTGGGGAGGAATAAAGAAAATCCTAGGACTATAGCTTTAAAGTTAGAAGGAAATTGATGATGAttacaatcatcatcatcatcatctcatgtagatacatatatacatatacctgaACATATGGacaatatacacaaatacacacacacatatatacatgcatacaaatacacatacacgttcatatatttacatgtacacgatgcatatgtatatatatgtacacatataggtacatatatgtgtgtgctagTATATGAGAAATATCGTCTTCaggttacaaagcactttccctaTCTTAGCAGAATTGTTCTTCGGAACAACCCAGTGAGATAGGTTTATAAttaaccagggtcacacatctaaaaCGTGCCCGAGGGAACATTCCAACTTAGGTCTTCTTGGCTTCAAATCCAACATTCAATCTGCTGCTGTTGGACTTGTAGATCACTGCCCCTCACCTCTACTCTCTGTAGATAAGGAGAGGTTAAGCAGCTTAACTAAAGCTAATAAAAGTCTGCATCAAGAATGCTGACTCCCAGTCCGGCCCTCTCTTCACTAAGCCATGCTGACCCACAATGCTCTTGTAGCTCTTGATTTCAAGGGCCCCAGCTACTTGGCCAGTTTAACCATTGCCCATCTTAGCTAAATTAGTTGGGGGAATTGTAAATTGCAGCCTCTTGGGGTCATGCTATCGCAGacctagagatagaaaggaactTTGGGGTCATCTCCTCCAGTCTGCTCTTACAGATGGGCAACTGAGGTCGATTGAAGAGAGATGATTTTCCGAATCTTATGAGTGATGGAGCCAAAGTTCAGAGTCAGGATCTTCCCTCCAGATGGAGAGCTCTTTCCACTGCTTTAAGAGGCTGTTCCCGGTGTGTGTTTGTAGTTCTCATTTGTCAACTGCAAAGTGtgctcttcaaaaatgagagTAGGATCATTTCTGAAGTGGTCTTAGTGGAGGGTAGTCAATCTTGCCTGAATGTATTTGGTGGCATCCCCCCTTCTCCATGATGGAATGTACGTCTTCCATTGCTCATTTTGTATGCTAGGTAAGAATGTCTCCGAGGCAGATTGGAAGATCCCATGGATTTGGAAGCTCTCAACAATGCAGTTCTTAAAACAAATGCACCACTGATTTCAGTGAGGTAGAAAACAGTCTGTGTCTAAAGAGACCCAAGGAAAATCCAGACCAGCCTGGATTTTAGTAAGAGAAACAGCAGGAAATGGAGGATGCACAACAGAGTAAAACTGGCCTACTACACAGTAGTCAGACTGGCTACTGCTCAATGAGGATGGCTAGGGTCTATAACACTAGCCTTGGAGCCATGTTGGGGAACAAAGAGATAGACCTTTTGCATGGGGAGGATGGGACCACAATTCAGCTTAAGAACTTTAAATTCGCTTCTGTGGCACTTTCTGTCTGATGATCTCAGATGAATCACCCTCTCTGATTTAGTCATTTCTCTGACTTGTTGCAGAGAAGGTACCAATCTGCACTGAAGGGGGAGTTCCTCGCCGGGAGTACCCTATAACCTTGACATCATAGATCCATTCTTTAACCCTATCCTTTCTCAGGAGTGAGGAAAAATCCTTGTATACTTTACTTTGGAAAGGATAGAACAATGAGATTTAACAGGGAGTTGAAACCCAAAATCAGAGAGGAAAGAGCCCTTAACTGCCCTCAGTGAAAAACCATTTGCCAGACCCAATCACAGGTTAATAAGAGAATTGGCAAATATACCTGCTAAGCCACTGTGGGcagtatttgaaaagaaaaggaagaaaatacatgAAGAACAGGAGACTGGTAAAGGAGCATGGTTCTAAATCTAGAAGGCTATCTAAACTAACCATGTCAACAGGAAGATTAAAGGTCATCAAGTTGTTAGCAAAAGGGGAATCAAAGCTCATGGTCTTACTCCAGAATCATACTCTGTGTTCTCTTAGAGGTCTCACTTTTGGACACAccagagaagggaatggcaaaacacctcagcatctttaccaagaaagcccTAAGGGTCATGTAGAGTTGAGCCTAATTGGATGGCGGAATATCGACAATAGATAGAATATGGGATGCAAGGTAAAGTCCTCCTGATTAGCGAATTGTTTCTTTGCTTTGACTGTATCCCCATTGCCTAACTCAATGCCTTGCACACAGGTTGGGGGTAGAGAATGGACTTGTGATTTTTCAGGTATAAAAAGCTTCCTCAGCCAGTGGAGGTCGGCACTTCCTTGGAAACTTGTGATCTTAAGAGAGTTGTCTAGGTCAGATTTTCCCACTGCCCATTTCCCATGATTCTTACAAAGGAAGGATTTTGTAAAGCTCAGATTGTCACAGCTGTTACTATCCTTACCTTGATAGAGAAGCAACATAATTGTTGTCTTTTCTCAAGTTTTTGTTGAACTTGTTAAACTTCTCAGGATTTAATTACATTCTCCCCAGgatcttagacaaatcaaatcTCTTCAAGAAGTCTGTTCAGCCAACTTTCCTTGAATGCTCTGGACCAGattacaatgtaaatggaaaagacCAGTACTTCCAGCTTCTTGTATGAATTCATAATCAAGCTGGGAATTCCACAACCAAGCTTTTCTGAAAGCTCATTTTTCATGAGTGGAGGTCAAGAACTAACTAAGGCAGTGATATTTTAATTGGAGGAGAAACTGCATAAGTCTGTAGAGTTTatgaaaattatagaattatagaatttctgagttggaaatattttaaaatgttagccTAACCTCTTACTTATTATAGGAATCCCTCTGcaccaggggttcttaacctggggttcatgagcttataaaaattatttttgactaAATTTCAGTATAACTGGTTTccttgtaatcctatgtattttatgcatttaaaaacattattctagaaAGTGGTTCATATGTTTCACAGGAGGCCCTGAGGGGGTTGTGACCTCCCAAAAGTTAAGAACCTCTATTGCAGAGCTATTT
The Sminthopsis crassicaudata isolate SCR6 chromosome 4, ASM4859323v1, whole genome shotgun sequence genome window above contains:
- the LOC141541463 gene encoding small ubiquitin-related modifier 1-like; translated protein: MSDQEAKPSAEDLGEKKGKYIKLKVIRQDSSEIHFKVKMTTHLKKLKESYCQRQGVPMNSLRFLFEGQRIADNHTPKELGMKEEDVIEVYQEQTGGHSAI